GTCCCCAAAAGTGgaaacacttacataggccaagTATGCCTCACATCTCTTGTGAACTAGTTTCTCAGCTACCAGTGTAGAGATCACGTTAGATAGGTAGTTTTGGCGTTCTCCAATCACAACTACCTCATCATTTTCCTCAGTTCTCAGGATGACCTTTTTAGCCATACAATCCAAGCTTACACGATGCTTGACCAACCATTCCATCCCCAAAATCAGATTCAACTCCCCAAACGAAAGCTCCATTAAATCATCCAAAAAGATCGCCCTTTAAACCTCCAAGGGTACATCTCTGAATAACTTATTAACCCTTATAGACTGTCCCAACAAACTCAGTACAGTaacctcactagaagtactctcaactAAAATCCCCAAGTTTTCTGACATAGTGctagctacataggaatgtgtggaacctatgtctatcaatgtAAGCTAAGGTACATCATAAATTAAGAACGTACTCGTGATAACGTCTGAAGCATCTCTGTCCTCTTGGCGACGTGCAAAATAAACAAGTGTAAGTTCCCTCACCTCAGtctgtccagcacctctgcccagtGCTCTCTGTCTACGACTCATACCACTACCACCCCTAGCCTaaccacggcctctcggtggctactGTGCTACCCTTTTGTGGTTATGCAGTACCAGTATCCTAAGCTTGCATCTGATTGGCCCTTAACAGACACTCCCTAATATGGTGATCCAATGATTCACACCTCAGACATGCCTCagtcctcctccaacactcgctcTGTGGCGTTTACCACAATCTACACACGGCTGCAGTGGCAATGACAGGGGGCCCAACTCTAACTAGCCCATTatatctggcctttttcttaggcctctgtacAGAACTCAAGGGCTCAGGATCCCTCTTGTTCTTATCCCTCTCTCTATCTTTATTTTAGCAGTACATTTAACATCCTTGGCGATTTTGCCTCCTCAACCAAAACAGAAAAATCTCACTCCCTTTGTGGAGGTATCAAAACTCTCAAATTATCTCTAAGGCCATCCTCAAAGTAGACACATCTTTCATACTCTGATGCCACCATACCTTGCGCATAGCGGCTCAATCTTAggaactcggcctcatactcagccactgatcgATCCCCTTGAGTAAGATTCAGAAACTCTCTCTTACGAGCGTTCGCATAAATAGCTCCCACATATTTCCCCTGGAAGGTGGTCTTAAAGAACTGCCAAGACAAACGTTCTGGCTGAGTTCCCTTCCTAATGATCAGCCACCATTGATGAGCCTCGTCTCATAACAGAGAGACCGCACCCTTCAGTTTCTGCTCAAGGGTGCAATACAGGTCATCCATAATTTGCTCTATGGCCTCAATCCAGTActcggccacattaggggcaactctaaTGACACCCCTAAAAAGTTTAGCTCCATTGGATTGGAGTCATTCTGTAATCGACCCATGGCCCCCAGATCCAGTattaggcccagcgaccctctccaatatctttaacattgcttgggacaatgCATCGTCCCTAGCCATGAGATCTTGAGACCCAGTCCCAATAGCAGACGACACTAGCATCTCACTCGTGTTTATATTTGGCATATTGCCCAGTGAAGAGGACTCAACTCGAGCCCTTCTATAGCCTCTACCTTAGCCTCTGGTACCTCGTCCGCGGATACTTCGTGTACTCATGTCTAGTCAGATTTATctgtattacaaattttatgaataagttacgatttcagtatttattagtagatattttatgtAAACAGTTTCAGTAATTTAGAGTGGTTTTTGTAAATTGCAGTCTCTATCAGTTTTGCTACAGTCTCAGTTTTACTACAGTTTCAGTATACATTATCTAAAGTGTTTTCCCAgtatactacctacagtagtttcagaatgtaatatttatagtatttTCAGTTTAAACTTATCACAGTTTCAGAATACATACAAGATCGacaccggagactcggtgtaccacatactaaGATCGGCACcgaagactcggtgtaccacatactaagttaaatcatttcaaataattttgaGAGTAATtctttaaaaaccaatttttgaAACCCAAAATCTACAGCCAAGTTTTACAACCTGgcttgataccactaaatgtaacaccccaaatccggcctagacgttatggccgaatctggcgatgtcacatggaatggaatttaaaaatagaattcatCAAGTTAAAGTTGTTTCTGTTTATTAGCTTTTATTTATCTCTCGTCAATTTCAAAACTTATTTCCTCgttaatttaattcattcaaaaacatatcTCATAGTAGAAGCTTTTAAATCATGATATTTGAAGAAAACCGTTCGCATTTAGGaaaaatgttgattaaataaaatcgagTTTTCATTACAGTTCAAAATCTCGTGAAAACAGTTTAAAccgaaaacaaaaacaaacagtCCAAATTACATCAAACAACCCATAAAAATAGAgaataaaaccataaatgaagTTTAAACAGTACGATAAACAAGTGGTCACCGTAGAGTCTTCCGATGTATCAAACTGTCAAGTTTAGGGATTACTTGCACAGTTTaacagaaaggggtgagtttacgtaaactcagtatgtaatccccacagaaaaaaTGTATACAGTCAATTAGCAGTTAACAGTCATAtgcaatctgggcctaagcccattacagttcCAGtagcagtttgggccttagcctagTTCAGTATCAGTTATGCactagggccttagcccattacaataacagTCATGCATACAGTAACCAGTAACAGAGCCCTACCTACTAGCCTCTACGCACTATCTCCTTCCATCTCTACACTCTCTGTGGAGTTTAAAAActctcacccatccctacacttcaagTAGTACTGAATGCGAGACATTATTAGTAGATTTGCAGCTGAGATGCAAGATATTAGGCTTAAGATCCTTTCAGTGCACTTCCTCCATATATCatcatcccaacccaatgcaatgcaaacaTACAATAAATGGCATGCTATTACATGATTAACAGTTACACATATAGTTGAGTATACATACATATAAGCACTATGCTTAATACATACATCATGCATTCAATTTACGCATATAGGGGTCCAAGTAGTGCTTACCAACCCCACAGTAGGTTCACAATTGACTTGGGCGAACCGTGCAACCTTAAGAAACTTTTTAGTTAAATGgacccacacacccatgtggcctgcccgtgtaggcacacacgcccgtgtcgcccacacagcccaaattgACCTTGGCCGTGTAGATCACAGAACCTGGCCCAAAATCTTACACGCTTTTGTGGACTACCCGTGTGGACCCatatgcccatgtggcccacatggcccaaatcagtctaggccgtgtgtcacacatagcctacctagccatcacacggccgtgtcttgtgCGCATGGCCTAGCCTCGTaaatcacacgcctgtgtcccatcgtacggcctaccacacgggcgaccacacgccagtgtggcatCGACAATTGGGTTTTTGGCTTTCATGGCAACCCCATTTTCTGCGCAatcgggtacacacctagtatcgATTAATGCTAAAACACTTCCGAGATATCTAGCACTTATAATTGACCAATATTTCCCAATTCAGCCACTTAAATCGTCTTTCAATCAAAAACATAACGAGGTCGACCATTGATAATCTATCAAAACTTTACCTTCGATTGAGAAATAGAAATTTCACACACTACAACTACGATGGAGAAACTTCAGCCCCTTGAATATCCCCTAAACACAAAACTAAAACCCCTCAATTACTATTTAGCCAAAAGAACGTTAAGAATCTAGCAATATGCAACTTACTGATCAAACGAAAACAAACATTGCACAACGGAGACGACTTGAACAAGAAATCGAAAAGAAGATAAGGAGAGTAAGATGGAAAATTCAGCAAAGAGGGAGAAGAGAGAGcagaatttttttttgcaaaaagaaACTCTAAATGAATATCCTGATAACCCCCTATTCGAACTCCCCTTAATTCTCTCCACCAAACTCTCTACCACTCAGACGTCTAATACAACTCAAACTCTTTCTTTCAGAGCCGAACAAAAATATTACCTACGcagagattcgaacacaagaccttcaGCAAACTAACACtccatttaaccaccagaccaacaggcccatCCTATTAAGTACCtacaaacttttaattaaaaGCCTACTAGCTAGAAGTAGGGGTTAAGTCAAAAAAAATACCAAAGTTTGGCAAATGCcaagcttgaacttaggacctcttacacacacccagaacatttagccactaaagcagatacaaatttttgttatattttcataataaaaaaaataagaattttgaggCGTTACACATTTATAAAGTTAAGAagttaaaacaatttttaaaaaatcaacataCTCAttaatcatatacatatattagtcATGCGTAGAGGTGTTTATGTGCCAGGCTGGATTTATGCAAGGTATTTAGATCACTTTTTGAAGCTTGGGCTCGGTCCGACTCAAAAAATAGGCATACTTTTTTGTCCAAGCTCCCAATTTAAGAAAAGTAAACTCGGATTCGACCCGGTcctatcatattttatttttttagattaattttttatttaaaattaattttttttaaaatatagtacACTATATGTACTAAAAaaggctaaaataatttttttagcacattaaaaatacattaaaaagtatttatatttaaaaaatactaccataaatataataaatgtcttattatattaaaaatacaaataaatataataaatattttattgtattaaatataatttttatattttgggtcgAGTTATTTGGTTGGGTAAGTTATTTTAGGATTTGGGCAACGGGTTTAACTGTTATTAGATTAGCGAtttaatacaaatataaatataataattattatttaacatatataattaatataatattattttataacataatatttgGGTCAGGATAGGGCTAAAAAAACTTATTCAAGGCCCGACCCATATAGAAAATGAGTCTTAAAATTTACCCAAACACATTTTTTGAGCGAGCCTTCGAGTTTGAGCGAGTGACCCAACCAATAAGTAGGTTTAATCATACGCAGATATTATATTATCGGGTacaaaattcatttaaattaaataaatttagattttgtaaaaatttaaaagatcaaAATTACTTTAAATAATATGAACTCAAGATATACGAGGTATGCATGTGATACATAATTTTGAGATTGTCATAAATAAGAATAATTGAGCACATTTAAGCTACAAAAGCTATTTTAGcattagaaaataaaatgttttagtgTTGTCTAGAAATAAAGCTGGATGACttaactaaatcaaaattttgataCTAATCATCATccataattaataaatcaaatgcAATTAATGATTGTAATTACATGGACCATatagatattttaaatttatctcaattatttgaaattttttaatatttatacgaTGATAATTATAATGAAAACTGTTATAATggaaactaaaatatttttagctatgagatcaaaatatattttttaaatcctaaatttatcatttatctatctcattaaaataaaataactaacaCTCAATTTTCTATTACAGTGCGAATAATGaagaatagataaaaaaaaatcagaaaaacgAAAGGATAAAATGAATTTCACAACTGTATTCAATTTCCTGCATAAAAAAAGTTTCATGAAACAATTCAATATATTGAACATATATCCGGTATATGTCCTATTAATTCGTAGGTGATCTTTTTACTAATGCCAAACAGTCGAGATATtcaatatatgaaattgaataattattttccatgaaaattcGGCATACacattaatttcaatatttatatttatggagttatgtattttattttttgattttttttcttccgagttaaattatgtttttagctTTCCACTTAAACTTTGATTAGTATAAGTTTTTCTAATATTAGTTTCTCACGAACTCTTATTAGtgtaagttattttaatattatttgacctacgaatttaacatataaataggccttttttCAGCTTAGAAACGTAACCATTACACATTCAGATATtaacttttacaagctttcagagaatttttcgtttatgctttttagggttcttatttcgggttttggggtttagttttatcttcatattttgtactcttcgtttttgttgttttggtgaatttatttttccctgtgattttttatcctctttggagaggtttttccacataaaatatttttatttgatcttCTTAACTTCTTcattattttacttgttcgttgtttAATCGGGTTTATCCCCAACCTGTTCAGAGATGACAACAacaatgtttgatattgataagttcgATGACTTCACAAATTTCAATTAGTGGCAAGTTTGAATGACAACAATTTTGATTCAGAGTAATCTTGAGAAGGTCTTTACAGATAAGAAGCCTGTAGACATTGATAAATcaaaatgtgatagtttagataaaaaaaagcTTTATTTATGATTCAATTATATCGAACAAATAATGTGTTGCAAAAGGTTTTGATGGAGAAAACAACATTCTCCTTATGGAAAAATTTAGAAACCCTCTCGAAGTTTCTAGCTAACTGATTGGTGTTGAAACAATGCCTATACACATTTTGCATGGACGGATGTGAGCACCTTAGAGGTCACAACAaccaattcattactcttttgaatgatttaaaaaatgttgaggttcagattgacgatgaagatcagactatgctattattgtgctctttacccctttATACAAGTCTCTCTGGTAGAGATAATCTCTCATTTGAGGATGTGAAAGATCATCTATTGAATAAAGACAAACTCGGCAATAGGTTTGGTTCAGATGGGCAAGCCTCGATTTTGGTAGCATTAAGGAAGTGAAACAAAAGATGtcactattgtaagaagttagatCACGTCAATGAAGATTATTACAAACTATGAAATAAAAGGGCTGTTGAGAGCAACAAGGAAGatttagctggtgctaatttTGCCAATGACAAGGGTGTTGATTTCTTGttggtgtcaacaagtgaaacCATCAAGGTTACGTCCAAGTGAATCCTAGATTCAAGGTGTTCTTTCAATATGTGTCCCAAAAAATACTAGTTTTGCACATACAGTTCAATTGAAGGTTAAGTTGAGTGCATGGGAAATGGTTCACCCAATAAGGTAACCGGTATTGGTATTGTTCAGATTAGAATGCATGATGAGACAATTAGGACACTGTCAGATGTCAAGCATGTGCCATACTTAAAGAAAAATCTAACCTCATTGGAAAATTTGGACTCGAAGGGTTGTAGAATTAACATTGAGTcaagcgacattaaagtatcttaTAGGACTTTCATTTTGATGAAAGGTACAAAGATTGGCAATTTTTATGGTCTGGAAAGATCAATGGTGATTAGTGAAATTGTACTTCCCTCGTTTGTTAAGGATTCGACTCTTTTGAAGCGAAGACAACTTGgtcataaaagggaaaaatgtatgatcatttcacataagagaagttctcttttggatgca
The sequence above is drawn from the Gossypium hirsutum isolate 1008001.06 chromosome A05, Gossypium_hirsutum_v2.1, whole genome shotgun sequence genome and encodes:
- the LOC107961041 gene encoding uncharacterized protein is translated as MPNINTSEMLVSSAIGTGSQDLMARDDALSQAMLKILERVAGPNTGSGGHGGVIRVAPNVAEYWIEAIEQIMDDLYCTLEQKLKGAFFKTTFQGKYVGAIYANARKREFLNLTQGDRSVAEYEAEFLRLSRYAQGMVASEYERCVYFEDGLRDNLRVLIPPQRE